The nucleotide sequence GTATAACGTTTTAAtcctttaaaaaaagtttcttcaCTTGTAAATGTATCATAAATCCACACTTTAACCATTTTTGTAGCATACTTTCAGGAGTGTTCTGTCAACACAGATTTTTGTTTCATAATAAAGAAACGTACATGAATTTCAATATAGTTATGAATTATGTAAAAGTTTTCTAAAAAGAATGTTCCAAACGGTCgcaaaaataaagaaattaatcTGTGTCTACAAAGAGAGTTTATATTAAAAAGTTCAAGTTCAATTTATTATCTTCtatgtacatttttaaaaacatattcTTTTTCCCAAAAATAGAACCATTGACAGATAATTCAGTTTGACGATGACAATCTAGAAAATAGCCTTCACTTAATCTAATTTATGTTCGAAAAGTTTCCAAAAATAGCAGGCAAGTTCAGAATATGTTAGTATTCACATTAACTTATACTAAAGACTCCTCAagaaaactaaacaaaaagcACATGTTTTTGCATTATCAGTTTAATACATAAATACCCTCTATTCACCCATCTTATCAGGTCTTGGTCAATACCAAACTGAGAAAATTTACAATTTCCATTGATAGATTAAAATCCACCGTTATCAATTTCAAATATATTCCATTATAAAAATATGCCTCTGTTTCATAAAATGTTAACATTTCTGTGATGTTATAAATATTCGCTAGTTGAATAGCTGCGGTTGAGAGGTATTAAGTAAATGCAAATGTGGAAGGTATTTGTCACAATTTGATTAACTCTCAGTACTTGATGAGGGAATGTACTTTTCCGTTTAGCTTTTGACGACCCTCCAGGCCAACCAGTTCCATAACGACCAGGCTTTCCACGACAATGCCGCCCACTTTGCGGACAAGTTCGGAGGCAGCAAATAGGGAACCACCTGTGGCTAGTAGATCATCTACGATTACGACCTTCTGGCCCGGCTGAATGGCGGAACGCTGCAGCTCGAAGGTGTCCTAAAATGGGAGAAGGGTTCTTAAATAAGGGTAACGGAACTTCTTTAACTAGAACTTGATAAGCTCCACTCCTATAATGAGGTGTAATACATTCCAAAACATGAAGACGGGTGTGCCTTACAATATTCCCTGAAGTAAGCTCGTCTAGTTATAGAACATTGAGAAAACCATGGGATACTTACAGTACCGTACTCCAGTTTGTATTCCACGGAAACCACTTCTCCTGCCAGCTTGCCCTTCTTTCGAATGGGGGCACATCCCACTCCCAACTCGGTGGCTATGAGGAGGTTGAAGAGGAAGCCCCGGGAGTCCAGACCCACGATGATCTCCGCCTCGGGGGCGCTCTCCCGGATGTGGTCCACCAGCAAATCCCTCAAGTAAACACAGGCCTTGGCATCGGTGAGGGCACCAAAAATATCGCTGATGTTTTACATGGAAACAGAGGGTTCTACACATTAACAACCTGATAAGAGCCCATTTGTTTGTCCATAAACATCATTGTAGCACCATTAGTGCCTCAGATAACCTGGTGCGATTATAGCTACACAACCCACCGGAATATTATGCCCTCTTTCGGAAAGTTTGGATACTCGCCGATCTTTGACTTTACGTAGTTTAGTTTGTCTTCCGCACTGATTGGGCTCATCTTTTTTCGTTTTACTGGTTGCTTTCAGTCTTCTTAAGAGTAAGGGAATTTTTACAGAGGTTTTCAGATACTTCAGAACTACGTGAGTGCGTGCTCAACTGCGGATTGGTTTAAGGGAACAGCTGATAAGTCAGCTGCTATCGGAGGAGGTGGTTGCTATAGATGGGAGATACTTTATACGATGAACAGTCGTGTTGAGTTCGCTGGGCGCTCGATTTGAAATTTTGGTGgataagaaaaataaagaagaaataactgaaactaaaaacaaattaaacaaTATCGAAATTCATTTTTGATTAAAATTTAGTTTACATATTTTTCTGAagcaatatttaaaaaataaagaatttatttttggcacggaatattaaaaaaatattaatatttttaaactatcagaatattaagtaaataaaaacctaatttatttacctattataactaattttagttttacagaaataaacaaatattcaAAAATGAATAAGACAGATGCTTGTACCtaatatttaatatagttttgagtttgtttttagaaatatatatttttaagaaaaaaaaaacacaactATTTAGATAAATTCTCACTGTTCCTTCTGCTTACCCACGCTTATCTCTGAGTTACAATCGTCCACACATGCTGGCTAGTTTGGGATTGTCTTGCACAAAGAAAGCATTTCAGGGAATTTGGCAAACATCCTGCAGGTAGCAATGGAAAACCTCCCCCGAATTTTCTCCAATTCCCCGATCTCAATGCTATCTAAACGATAAGTGGAGAAATCTCAGCAATTCTTCGAGGGAAAGAAACTCATTGCTGCATTATTTATCGAGCAAAATGATTGAAAAGAAATGCCAACAATTTCGCTGCACTTATCAAAGGCGGGCCAAGATCGGGAACTCTCACCTGGACTCCCTCTCTTTCTCcttctctctctttctctttctccCGCTTGCACAAACACACACTCAGGTGAACTACAGGTAAGACCAGGTGAATGTGAGTATCTATGTGGCTGTATCTTGGACTCCCAATGCCAAGAAATATTCAGTTCGTTTTTCAGCGCCGAACGCGACGGTTCAGTTTTAGCGGTTTCTTCCGAAGAAGCGGATCGAATTCGAACTCTCTGCCCGCGATTTTTGTACAATAATTAATGCAAACCCGCGAACAATAGTAGTGAATtaaaataacaacaataatCAACACCCAAGTCCAGTTAAAACCGAAACCTGTTCTCGATCAACGTAAGCTATCGAAATAACGCATGGAAAAGCAAGAGTTTGCGAATTCTCGAATTGAATTCGATCTTAACGGCAAAAGTAAATGTCAGCCGACCAAACTGCGCCCCGTTTTTGCCATTTAAAAAGTCGGAAAACGACTGTAAGGCCAGCCATAAACAACCATATCGCAGttacaacaataacaacagaAGCAACAAAGTTCAAACAACATTAAAACGTGAAAAATCTAcaaaaaaatgaatataatatatatacaacATTAGACACAGTAGCAACAATATTGCAGAGCGCAGAAACACACATTCACATTTGCACACATGCATCTGCACACTgggaaaaatatttgaataacatttaaataaattcccCTTTAAACTGAatcaactaaaattaaaaaatactttaaaaaataaatctaaagAAAGGAATGAAACTACATTAATTTTTGAAAcccataaaaattaaatagcaTATGGGAAATTTTGACTATATAGTTCGGCGAAACTATGTATTGTAGTTTAGGAtcataaatttattaaatttatgtaaattgaAGGGACGTTTTTTTCAGTGTGCCAGACACACATACCTACATATCTTGGCAATGTGAAGACGTGCGTACTGaaactgcaacagcaacaactgctgcaactgcaactgcaactgcaacagcaacaacaacagaaacCGCGCGCCCGAGTAACGTGAAAAACCAGAAAGAGGCacagttttttttgtttttctgttgggttttgtttttatatttctcTTTTTTGAGGCAACGAGTATCTCGACTGAAACTTCTGCGCCTGCGCAGTGGCGGCCTTCGTAGTGAAGGGCGTGAAAATGGGGCGCTTGGAAAACGGCAAGAAAAGGGAAATTTCCTGCCGAACCTTGGAGGATGGATGGTTCAGGAAAATCCATTTAAAGTTAAGGTCAAAAAAAGAGCAGGAAAAGTGTTATTTTTATGAAGACATGAAAACTAAGATGTCTTAGTTGGAACATTTGAGATCAtgatttttggtatttttataaTCCGAAAAATTTAGAAGCCTTTGAACTTTCATCTTTGTCCTTCAATCCAAAGAAGTTAACTAAGGATTTTCTAAAACTGATAGTTATTAACTTTTAGATTTCAAAATCAAATCTTTAGGACTTTTTTGAAACCCTTCAAATCGCCCAATAGAACCCTAAGCCGCTCCTGATTTTTCGTAGGCCCAAGCTGAGGGAAGAATCTCGGTGTGAGTTACTATTATGTATAGACCCCCATTGTAGTTGTTTGGGCCCGTTCATCGTGCTGGGAGCTTGGTATGCGCGAATGTTTGCTAACATCCAAATCGTGATCTAATAAAAAACGTAGAAAAACAGAGACACATACCACAGGCCCACGAGCGAGTGAATGAGTGAGCGGACCAGCTTTGGATGGGTTCGGATCGTCTTGGCTCTTGGATTGGAGACTCTTCAAAGGGGCCgtgtggatgtggatgccACCAACTTTCGCAAAAAGTAGACTCAAAAAAGCGGGCTTCTCCCAAGACGGATGGCAGCTGTTAAGGCTGTCAATACGTTGAGTAACTGACCGCAAAAAAAAGTAATGTTTTGCCGGTTCTCCTGGTCTGCCGTACCGTTCCGTTTTCTGGTTCTCCCAGAAAGAAATCGTACAAAATATATGCAGAAACGATCATCgcaccaaaaataaaaaatacctCGAACCCGAAAGAAATGGGCAAAAGCGAAAAAATTGGAAACAAAAACATGGAACCAGAGCCACTTTAAACGCCATTTCCGCATAATTCTGAAATGTAGGAACCAGTTTCCAATGGTGGTGGTTGAAATTTAGCAACTTTTTTGAGAAACTACGAACGTGTTAATCAAGCCACTGGCACCGACGTCTTTAGGTTCCACTTTGTTGGCCAAAACACAAAACCATAACAAGCCATGTAGTTACATACGAAGTTACATATAAGCTTCCCTGATCGCCAAGCGGAACAATGGGAGATTTTCCCCAGCTTAGCCAGTGAAAAGCTGAAAATGTGAAAATTAATTACAAGTGTGTGGCCAATTGGTCGGTGTTTATTTGGTGGGTCTTGCTAAAAGGTGAGGGAACCCccatttcaaagtcaaaagCCGCTCCAGACACGGGTAGCTCACCTCTCGCCGGTCGTCTGTGCCTAATGTGAAATTTATGTTTATAAAGTAGAAAGTCATCTGAGGCCCAGGGAGATGGATATGTGGAATGACCAATGTCGGTAATGGAGAGAAAAGAAAGCCAATCTCAGTTTGGAGTGCAGTTTTCGCAACTGCAATTGCAGTGGCATTTCTCAGTTAGCCGCTAGCCACGTTTAAGGTATTACCATTACCCAACTGACCTTATTTCGTCGCTCATACGACTTATGTGCAGTCTCAGCCGAAAAGTCCCCGTAATTGCTGAGATTGCAACTCACCCATAGCTGTTAATTTCAGCTTGTTTTTTGAGTGTTTACGGCAGTGCACAGAAAACAAAGCGACGAATGATATGCGGGTCGAGTTGATCATATATCTTTTTTATAAGCTGATTTTTAAAGTAgctgtttttgtgtttttcatGTCGTTTAATACTTGCTTCTCTTAGTTTGTTTTGAAACAACAAATTCACTTGTATCTCAGAATTAAAATCAGGGTCAAAATATATCAGATAATTATAATCAGATGATAATATTATGcaaaatcttttaaatttataatgttatttaattttttttgagtgtTTACTGCAGTGCACAGAAAACAAAGCAATGAGATGATATGCGGGTCAAATTAATCTTATTTCTTTTCTGATGACCTGATTTTTAAAAAGCTGATTTTGTATTTTCCATAttttcataatttgaacttactttTACAGCCAGGTATTTAtaggtcaaaaaaaaaaataaatatgaattaaaagGGAACTCTAAACTTAGAATATGAATAGGATTTTCTACTTTATAAAGATAACTCcttaagaaatttaatttataatgaTTGGAGTGTTGTGATAAAAATACAATGTAAGGCTTGGTAATGAAAAACAATATGTGTTCGAGTTCATACTCAAAGTTCAAGTAGCTCTTAAAAGAATGCATTTTCTTGAAAGCTTTGATCTCAATCCCGTTGCTTTTCAATGTTTTGTATATTTCACCCATATTTCTTGCTGTGCAAGTGAAACTTGTCCGAAAAGTTGGAGCACTTTGCCGCCGGCCGGTGAGCGGATGTAACCCAAGTCGGGCGAGACTCCGCTGATTTTGCTGCGTCATACGAACGGTTGGAAGAAGGCTCTACTCCCCAGTGGTCACTTTCTTTTCGGTCACGTTCGAATCCCAAAAACCAGCCATGCAGTTAAGTCTTACACGCCCAACAAAAACACTGAAAAGCAACTGCAAATTACGAATTACACCATAGAAAACTCCAAGCTCCGATCTCGACTATAAAAGATAAAGGAAGTTATTAGACGTCTGCGGTTAGTCTGTCTGGTCGAGTGCAATTTTCCCGAGACTCGCTTTTCAGGCTCCATGTCCGTGAGTCATGGACAAGATTTTCCATCGATTCGATTTGTTTAAGCCGAGTTATCACGTGCCGGCTGGAAAGTTTTCTTTATGTTACTGGGTTGGGCTCGTTGTTCgatgttgtttgtttgttctTCAGGCACGACTCTCTCTTTTGTTGTTAGCATTGTTGTGTTAATCGATTCCACTTTTGCCTTGAACCGCAGTCCAACTTCCAGCTCCCATAATTGAGTCTTATTCGCTTTGTTTGCCATACCTTTAATTCACCCTAATGAACCAACTTGACCAAATTCCATTTGTTGTACTTCTCACGGGCAGAGAGACTCGCTTTTGTGTTACAGTTTCCTCGGTttcaacataaaaataaatatgataaaTTAATGCTGGGAAACCTCGATGGCTGGCAGACAAAAAGCTAATGAAAATGCATTTTATGAGCATATTTCAACCGAAAGacatttcaataaactttgATCGAATCGCAAACAAGTTTATTGATCGCCAGCCAGCTTGAGCCATGAATCATGGCTAAAATTAGGCAGTCAAGACACACACGAATTTCGCATAATGGCTCTCTCCCTTTGACATAGAATTAGTGGCAGATATGAGGCAATAGGCGAAAGAGTCGTTAGTCTTTTCGCCAAATAATTGCCGATTTACATAAGCAAAACCAAAAATGTAGCCCCCAGCTATTTCACTCTTTCATTTTTCGCGATTATCATTCGCATTCGAATGTGTTTTGATTGAAGTGAAGGGGAAAACCTCATAAAAAATCTTGTTTAAtgatttgaaaatgttttcgaGTGGACACGACACATGCAGATTGATGGAAAGTTATTATTTGCCAGGTTTTTTGCCGCCTCTTGCATCAGAGTTCCCTGACTCGAAAACATTACTCTTCCGCGAGGTCATCAAACCAAAAGCTGGCCATTTTAATCAGCttaataaataagaaaagaaGTGGCCACAAAAATCGGTTTATGACCAACAGAAACGCTATTGTTGAAGCTGCCCTGGTTGCTTTGGTTCCATCCTCCAATTATT is from Drosophila suzukii chromosome 3, CBGP_Dsuzu_IsoJpt1.0, whole genome shotgun sequence and encodes:
- the Aprt gene encoding adenine phosphoribosyltransferase: MSPISAEDKLNYVKSKIGEYPNFPKEGIIFRDIFGALTDAKACVYLRDLLVDHIRESAPEAEIIVGLDSRGFLFNLLIATELGVGCAPIRKKGKLAGEVVSVEYKLEYGTDTFELQRSAIQPGQKVVIVDDLLATGGSLFAASELVRKVGGIVVESLVVMELVGLEGRQKLNGKVHSLIKY